One genomic segment of Elgaria multicarinata webbii isolate HBS135686 ecotype San Diego chromosome 9, rElgMul1.1.pri, whole genome shotgun sequence includes these proteins:
- the DDX47 gene encoding probable ATP-dependent RNA helicase DDX47 encodes MATGMEHEEAAEETAKTFKELGVTDVLCESCDQLGWKTPTKIQVEALPVALQGRDIIGLAETGSGKTGAFALPILQALLETPQRFFALVLTPTRELAFQISEQFEALGSSIGVQSAVIVGGIDMMAQSLALAKKPHVIIATPGRLIDHLENTKGFNLRALKYLVMDEADRILNMDFETEVDKILKVIPRDRKTYLFSATMTKKVQKLQRAALKDPVKCAVSSKYQTVEKLQQYYVFIPSKFKDSYLVYILNELAGNSFMIFCSTCNNTQRTALLLRNLGFTAIPLHGQMSQNKRLGSLNKFKAKARSILLATDVASRGLDIPHVDVVVNFDIPTHSKDYIHRVGRTARAGRSGKSITFVTQYDVELFQRIEHLIGKKLPVFPTQEEEVMMLTERVAEAQRFARMELRQQGEKKKRSREEANEDNDDDAEGAMGVRNKVAGGKKKKWKA; translated from the exons ATGGCGACGGGCATGGAGCATGAGGAAGCGGCTGAGGAGACCGCGAAAACCTTTAAAGAGCTG GGAGTGACAGATGTGCTATGTGAATCCTGTGATCAGTTGGGATGGAAGACGCCGACAAAGATCCAGGTGGAGGCTCTTCCAGTTGCACTCCAAG GCCGTGACATCATTGGCTTAGCAGAGACAGGATCTGGAAAAACTGGGGCTTTTGCTTTGCCCATTCTGCAGGCCCTGCTAGAGACTCCTCAGCGCTTCTTTGCTTTGGTACTCACACCGACCCGGGAGTTGGCGTTTCAGATCTCGGAGCAGTTTGAGGCTCTTGGGTCTTCTATTGGTGTCCAGAGTG CTGTGATTGTGGGAGGAATTGACATGATGGCCCAGTCTCTGGCCCTGGCCAAAAAACCACATGTAATAATTG CTACACCTGGCCGTCTTATTGATCACCTTGAAAACACAAAGGGCTTCAATTTGAGAGCTCTGAAGTACCTAGTGATGGATGAAGCGGACAGGATCCTCAACATGGACTTTGAAACAGAG GTAGACAAGATCCTGAAAGTGATTCCCAGAGATAGGAAGACTTATCTTTTTTCTGCTACTATGACTAAAAAG GTCCAAAAACTCCAGCGTGCAGCTCTTAAGGACCCTGTCAAATGTGCGGTTTCATCTAAGTATCAGACGGTTGAAAAACTGCAACAGTATTATGTGTTTATCCCTTCCAAGTTCAAG GACAGTTACCTTGTCTATATTCTGAATGAACTTGCCGGGAACTCATTCATGATATTCTGCAGCACTTGCAACAATACTCAGAGGACAGCCCTCCTGCTCCGGAACCTGGGCTTCACTGCCATCCCCCTCCATGGACAGATGAGTCAG AATAAGCGATTGGGGTCGCTGAACAAATTCAAAGCTAAAGCACGTTCCATTCTCCTGGCTACTGATGTTGCTAGTCGAGGCTTGGATATCCCCCATGTTGATGTGGTGGTGAACTTCGACATTCCTACTCATTCCAAG GATTACATTCATCGGGTGGGGAGAACAGCTCGAGCTGGGCGCTCTGGCAAATCAATCACCTTCGTCACACA GTATGATGTGGAGCTGTTCCAGCGCATTGAGCACCTGATTGGCAAGAAGCTCCCCGTCTTCCCCACACAAGAGGAAGAGGTCATGATGCTGACGGAGCGTGTGGCTGAAGCACAGAGATTTGCTCGGATG GAGTTGCGGCagcaaggggaaaagaagaagcgcTCCCGAGAAGAGGCAAAtgaagataatgatgatgatgcagaagGAGCGATGGGTGTCAGGAACAAAGTTGCTGGtgggaaaaagaagaaatggaaagCTTGA